From Irregularibacter muris, one genomic window encodes:
- a CDS encoding DUF2207 domain-containing protein produces MKKIFTKLLIFLFIFISILSFPITANAQEDLTIPNWMVEAQLLNTGDLHIVEDLTYRFNDDFNGVFREIVLDKTSGVSDIKVEEITGSSSKLYTQVEKAKKGEQGVFLVKEEKEKLIIQIFSPSENEEKTFRIGYLIKNVATKYNDTGELYYKFLGGENETPIDSFAVNLHLPGEDTSNKVKVFAHGPLNGQIEKKTEDTFTLQVNAVPSNTFIEGRVVFPKEFISLSQNIVDKDNYTNILEEEASKERQLEKKAERKRILGKTFGQASLIATASSIMLLLFFLILFRREKDGFQNYDRTTIPEDCTPALACYLTSSIVSTDTIVATILDLFRKGYIKLEKAAQGKNKSTKNQPYIIRKMREPDGTLLSHERHFMDWFINKIGNGSLVTTDQIKDFNDKNSTQSYKLHANWVKKIKKDAVEKGHFDKSKRKYGVFFLVLFIPLLVLGILTLVYGNLWGIGSIVMAVLLFIYGITLLYRRSDYGYKQYKRWVAFKKQMKNRMNMSSQQNMTTYPQDISLIYALGLGVGNSIDKTFMDKDDHGDGFYDHNSWLLWYFLFANNHNNSLSKSIDQSWGGSSGSGSSFTGGGFTGGGGGGAGGGGAGGF; encoded by the coding sequence ATGAAAAAAATCTTTACTAAGCTTCTGATCTTTTTATTCATATTCATTTCAATTTTAAGTTTTCCCATCACCGCAAATGCCCAAGAAGACCTTACCATTCCTAACTGGATGGTTGAGGCACAACTTTTAAATACCGGGGACTTACACATTGTAGAAGATCTTACCTATAGGTTTAACGATGACTTTAATGGAGTCTTTAGGGAGATTGTACTTGATAAAACCTCTGGGGTGTCGGATATTAAGGTAGAAGAAATCACGGGAAGTTCCTCTAAACTCTATACCCAAGTGGAGAAAGCTAAAAAAGGTGAACAAGGAGTTTTTTTAGTTAAAGAAGAAAAGGAAAAACTGATCATACAGATATTTTCTCCTTCTGAGAATGAAGAGAAGACCTTTCGAATTGGTTATTTAATAAAAAATGTCGCTACAAAATATAATGATACAGGCGAACTTTACTATAAGTTTCTGGGTGGCGAGAACGAAACTCCCATAGATAGTTTTGCAGTCAATCTTCATCTCCCTGGAGAGGATACCAGCAATAAAGTGAAAGTCTTTGCCCATGGCCCCTTAAATGGCCAGATTGAAAAGAAGACTGAAGACACCTTTACCTTACAGGTAAATGCTGTTCCTTCTAATACTTTTATAGAGGGAAGGGTAGTTTTCCCTAAGGAGTTTATCTCCCTATCTCAAAACATTGTAGATAAAGACAATTATACCAATATTTTAGAGGAAGAGGCTTCTAAGGAAAGACAGCTGGAGAAAAAAGCTGAAAGAAAACGAATATTAGGAAAAACCTTTGGGCAAGCTTCGCTCATAGCAACAGCCTCTAGCATTATGCTCTTATTATTCTTTCTTATTTTATTCCGCAGGGAAAAAGATGGTTTTCAAAATTATGATCGTACGACTATTCCTGAGGATTGTACTCCTGCCCTAGCTTGTTACTTAACTAGCTCTATAGTCAGTACAGATACCATTGTGGCAACCATTTTAGACCTTTTCCGAAAAGGATATATCAAGTTAGAAAAAGCTGCGCAAGGAAAAAATAAATCTACAAAAAACCAACCCTATATTATTCGCAAGATGAGGGAACCCGATGGAACATTGTTAAGCCACGAAAGGCATTTTATGGATTGGTTTATCAATAAGATAGGAAATGGTTCCCTAGTTACTACCGATCAAATTAAGGATTTTAATGATAAAAATTCTACCCAGTCCTATAAATTGCATGCTAACTGGGTGAAAAAAATTAAAAAGGATGCCGTAGAAAAAGGACATTTTGATAAATCCAAAAGAAAATATGGAGTATTCTTCCTAGTCTTATTTATTCCCCTATTGGTATTGGGTATCCTTACCTTAGTATATGGGAATCTGTGGGGCATAGGAAGTATAGTAATGGCAGTACTTTTATTCATCTATGGCATCACTTTACTTTATAGACGTTCTGATTACGGATATAAACAGTATAAAAGATGGGTAGCCTTTAAAAAACAGATGAAAAATAGAATGAATATGTCCTCTCAACAAAATATGACCACATATCCCCAAGATATTTCTCTCATCTATGCCCTAGGGCTAGGGGTAGGCAACTCTATAGATAAGACCTTTATGGATAAAGATGATCATGGAGATGGCTTTTATGATCATAACAGCTGGCTACTATGGTATTTCCTATTTGCCAATAATCATAATAACTCCCTAAGCAAAAGTATTGATCAGTCTTGGGGAGGTTCTAGTGGCTCTGGAAGCTCCTTTACAGGAGGTGGCTTTACTGGTGGTGGAGGAGGCGGCGCCGGTGGTGGAGGTGCTGGAGGATTTTAA
- a CDS encoding TetR/AcrR family transcriptional regulator, with the protein MADNNELSTKMQIIKHAINLYKGHGYANVTVQDICNAVGITRSAFYYHFKSKDDIFDDFFLYSNTYAMENLAPIFSSENYLEQFYYLFNLYLKYILEAGPEVFGQILKHNIDKDNHTLHPQGIAMRNIYEILLKKAQESGQILNLSPPSQLIDTAVYASDGISIIWCNSKGNLDLIGENRRILDTLFIAKTNSYDT; encoded by the coding sequence ATGGCTGATAATAATGAACTGTCTACTAAAATGCAGATTATTAAGCATGCTATAAATCTTTACAAAGGTCATGGATATGCCAATGTTACAGTGCAAGATATTTGTAATGCCGTGGGTATTACAAGGAGTGCGTTTTATTATCACTTTAAATCTAAAGATGATATTTTTGATGATTTTTTTCTTTATTCAAATACTTATGCCATGGAGAATTTAGCCCCTATCTTTTCTTCTGAAAATTATCTTGAGCAATTTTATTATTTATTTAATTTATATCTTAAATATATCTTAGAGGCTGGCCCTGAAGTATTTGGGCAAATTTTAAAACATAATATAGATAAAGATAATCATACGTTACATCCTCAAGGAATTGCCATGAGAAATATCTATGAAATCTTACTAAAAAAAGCCCAAGAATCTGGTCAAATATTAAATCTCTCTCCGCCCTCACAACTAATCGATACAGCTGTATATGCTTCGGACGGTATCTCCATCATTTGGTGTAACTCAAAAGGGAATTTGGATCTAATAGGGGAAAATCGTAGAATTTTAGATACACTTTTTATAGCCAAAACTAATTCCTATGATACATAA
- a CDS encoding oxidoreductase codes for MKLLKKGYIGKLELKNRVYMAPMGTATEPDGSFSDRAIRYYEERAIGGTGLIITGANQVTLKYEAKACNVLESPRSFEQLNFLARRIHYNDAKLCIQITPGLGRMQFTTGDVVPYSASNSNAFWFPEVKCKPYSIGQIKELVKKMGEGAAKVKAAGADAVELHGYGGYLMDQFQSTLWNKRKDEYGGDLKGRMKFSLECISEIKKTCGKDFPVLFKFTPYHGVEGGRELEEGIEMAKILETAGVDALHVDVGCYEAWYKAINTVYQESPTQIHIAAEIKKHVNIPILSQGKLYNPDLAEDALEKEKADFIGLGHQSLADPQWVNKVQKNESYDIVPCLGCNECLYAGFTGKIIHCAVNPHCFAEDYYPITEAKENKRILVIGGGPGGMVAALTAAERGLEVELWEKTNQLGGTLLAAGGPSFKQDVMNYVKYLEGKIHRSNINLKLMKEGTADEVLRGDYDKVILATGSRAFMPPINGIDSEKVVTANDILTGKVKYGKDVVVIGGGLVGCETAAFCAEKTKNVTIIEMLEDILVTASHCENNDQALRQLVKDSEIDIVSNAKVSKISNEEIEYTKDDKSYSTKADTYIVAAGYVPNDELFDELNGKVNVSKIGDAVVPDKILTAVHQGFHIARNL; via the coding sequence ATGAAGCTATTAAAAAAGGGCTACATTGGAAAATTAGAATTGAAAAATCGTGTTTATATGGCCCCTATGGGTACCGCTACAGAACCGGATGGGTCTTTTTCTGACCGTGCAATACGATACTATGAAGAAAGGGCAATAGGAGGTACTGGATTAATTATTACAGGAGCCAATCAGGTGACGCTTAAGTATGAAGCGAAGGCTTGTAATGTATTGGAAAGTCCTCGTTCCTTTGAACAATTAAACTTTTTAGCCCGTCGCATTCACTACAATGATGCAAAATTATGTATACAAATCACCCCAGGTTTAGGAAGAATGCAATTTACTACTGGCGATGTAGTACCTTATTCCGCTAGTAATTCAAATGCATTTTGGTTTCCAGAGGTAAAATGTAAGCCTTATTCTATTGGGCAAATCAAAGAATTGGTCAAGAAAATGGGAGAAGGTGCTGCCAAAGTAAAAGCCGCGGGGGCCGATGCTGTAGAACTACATGGTTATGGCGGATATTTAATGGATCAATTTCAATCTACTCTATGGAATAAACGCAAGGATGAATATGGTGGAGATCTAAAGGGAAGAATGAAATTTTCATTGGAGTGTATTTCTGAAATCAAGAAAACTTGTGGGAAAGACTTTCCTGTTTTATTTAAATTTACACCCTATCACGGAGTGGAAGGTGGAAGGGAATTAGAAGAAGGAATTGAAATGGCTAAAATATTAGAAACGGCTGGAGTAGATGCCTTACATGTAGATGTAGGATGTTACGAAGCTTGGTATAAAGCCATCAATACTGTTTATCAAGAATCACCAACCCAGATCCATATTGCAGCAGAAATTAAAAAGCATGTAAATATTCCTATTCTTTCTCAAGGAAAATTATATAATCCAGATTTGGCAGAAGATGCTTTGGAAAAAGAAAAAGCTGATTTTATCGGCTTAGGGCATCAATCCTTAGCAGATCCTCAATGGGTAAATAAAGTACAAAAAAATGAAAGCTACGATATTGTTCCATGTCTTGGATGTAATGAATGTTTGTATGCTGGATTTACAGGAAAAATCATTCATTGTGCAGTAAATCCTCATTGTTTTGCAGAAGATTATTATCCAATAACAGAAGCGAAAGAAAATAAACGTATACTCGTTATCGGTGGAGGGCCTGGTGGTATGGTAGCAGCCCTTACAGCAGCTGAAAGAGGTCTTGAAGTTGAACTTTGGGAAAAAACAAATCAATTAGGGGGAACTTTATTAGCTGCTGGTGGACCATCCTTTAAACAAGATGTAATGAACTATGTAAAATATTTAGAGGGCAAAATACACCGTAGCAACATTAACCTTAAGTTAATGAAAGAAGGTACAGCTGATGAAGTGCTAAGAGGAGACTATGATAAAGTCATTTTAGCAACAGGATCCCGTGCCTTTATGCCACCTATAAATGGTATAGATAGTGAAAAAGTTGTTACTGCTAATGATATCCTTACGGGCAAGGTGAAATATGGAAAGGATGTTGTCGTTATTGGTGGAGGACTAGTAGGATGTGAAACTGCTGCATTCTGTGCAGAAAAAACTAAAAATGTAACGATTATTGAAATGTTGGAAGATATCCTAGTAACTGCTTCCCACTGTGAGAACAACGATCAAGCTCTTCGTCAACTTGTAAAAGATAGCGAAATTGATATTGTTTCTAATGCAAAGGTAAGCAAAATCAGTAATGAAGAAATTGAATATACGAAGGATGATAAGTCATATTCTACAAAGGCAGATACCTATATTGTTGCAGCAGGATATGTGCCAAATGATGAGTTATTTGATGAATTAAATGGCAAAGTGAATGTAAGTAAAATAGGAGATGCGGTAGTTCCAGATAAAATCCTTACAGCGGTACATCAAGGATTTCACATTGCTCGTAACCTATAA
- a CDS encoding helix-turn-helix transcriptional regulator — MASTSNSKLKLLYLMKILWEDTDENHPITVNKLINSLKAYGISAERKSIYSDIELLRDFGLDILCVREKANKYFIASRDFELPELKLLVDAIQSSRFITYKKSEEFIKKIEKLCSNYEAKTLNRQVVVRDRIKTMNESIYYNVDVIHRAVHENKQIKFQYFDYTVHKKIKYRRDGEYYVVSPYALSWSDEHYYLIAYYQRYDSISNFRVDRMKNIQIMDKTRVVTQEAKNFNVADYSNKMFKMYSGEMQNVALKFHHSLINVVIDRFGKDIFIHNIGKDYFCINVDVIATDTFLGWLFMFGNKVEILAPENLREKMKEKAKNIVEFY; from the coding sequence ATGGCATCTACTTCAAATAGCAAATTAAAATTATTATATTTAATGAAGATACTATGGGAGGATACTGATGAAAATCATCCTATTACAGTAAATAAATTAATAAATAGTCTAAAAGCTTATGGAATTTCTGCAGAGAGAAAATCCATCTATTCTGATATTGAATTGTTAAGGGACTTCGGACTAGATATTCTGTGTGTAAGAGAGAAGGCTAATAAATATTTTATTGCTTCTAGGGATTTTGAATTACCAGAGTTAAAGCTTCTAGTAGATGCTATTCAATCTTCAAGATTTATTACCTATAAGAAAAGTGAAGAGTTTATTAAGAAAATTGAAAAGCTATGTAGTAACTACGAGGCAAAGACACTAAATCGACAAGTAGTGGTAAGAGATAGAATTAAGACAATGAATGAAAGCATTTATTATAATGTGGATGTTATTCATCGTGCTGTTCACGAAAACAAACAGATTAAGTTTCAATATTTTGATTACACAGTTCATAAAAAAATTAAGTATAGGAGGGATGGAGAATACTACGTAGTAAGTCCTTATGCCCTTTCTTGGTCAGATGAGCATTATTATCTTATTGCTTATTATCAAAGATATGATAGTATTAGCAATTTCAGAGTAGATCGAATGAAAAACATTCAGATTATGGATAAAACAAGAGTGGTAACCCAGGAAGCAAAGAACTTTAATGTAGCAGATTATTCTAATAAGATGTTTAAAATGTATAGTGGAGAGATGCAAAATGTAGCATTAAAATTTCACCATTCATTAATTAATGTGGTTATAGATCGCTTTGGAAAAGATATATTTATACATAATATTGGTAAAGATTATTTTTGCATTAATGTGGATGTTATAGCAACAGATACTTTTTTAGGATGGCTATTTATGTTTGGAAATAAAGTAGAAATTTTGGCACCAGAAAATTTAAGGGAAAAAATGAAGGAAAAGGCAAAGAATATAGTAGAATTCTATTAA
- the cas6 gene encoding CRISPR-associated endoribonuclease Cas6 encodes MRFSVELLLENEMIAKDKNRIILSILKNCLNKYSQEYYKRLYEDQDNRVKNFTFSLYLGNCEFLKEEIAVPSKKIILNFSAYNNDDGIMFFNSLLNSKGRKISIKNNLITIGKINLAQEKIMYNKQVIFKTMSPIVVREHKGENKKTWYHSLNSKEGQAIFIENLKHQLQDMFGEKVVMDFENLKVEISKDCKVVKVKNYGIEVHSNIGKIKISGQPYIVDYLYKAGIGSKRGSGFGMVDIV; translated from the coding sequence ATGAGATTTTCTGTAGAGCTTTTATTAGAAAATGAAATGATTGCAAAGGATAAAAACAGGATCATACTATCTATTTTAAAGAATTGTTTAAATAAATATAGTCAGGAGTATTATAAAAGATTATATGAGGATCAGGATAACAGAGTTAAAAATTTTACTTTTTCGCTATATTTAGGGAATTGTGAATTTTTAAAGGAGGAAATAGCAGTTCCAAGTAAAAAGATAATTTTAAACTTTTCTGCTTACAACAATGATGATGGAATTATGTTTTTTAACTCTTTGTTAAATAGCAAAGGAAGAAAAATTTCTATTAAGAATAATTTAATTACTATTGGAAAAATCAACTTGGCGCAAGAAAAAATTATGTACAATAAACAAGTTATTTTTAAGACTATGAGTCCTATAGTCGTCAGAGAACACAAGGGAGAGAATAAAAAGACATGGTACCATTCTTTGAATAGCAAAGAGGGACAGGCTATTTTTATCGAAAATTTAAAACATCAGCTACAGGATATGTTCGGAGAAAAGGTAGTAATGGACTTTGAGAATTTAAAAGTGGAGATATCAAAAGACTGTAAAGTAGTTAAAGTGAAAAATTATGGGATAGAAGTGCATTCTAATATAGGGAAAATAAAAATAAGTGGACAGCCTTATATTGTGGATTACTTATATAAAGCTGGAATAGGTAGTAAAAGAGGTAGTGGCTTTGGCATGGTAGATATTGTGTAA
- the cas8a1 gene encoding type I-B CRISPR-associated protein Cas8b1/Cst1 — MEDKIRLRMGDWLYNAGLVGLINILQHAEAGDSLVIHDQSLEIDSTLLEGFEDKYFDYFVDKYEKVMTFTNVKKRIQLILNLDIDEKTLNKDYKEDIKYIKDKLKNSAYKNILNIVPKNELKKPTQGFFQNLLILLDNEKKEILKKECIGYYDQKAKTSKSPNAIIDKYINTNMLNIQKSCDEILNYINEDTSKYKFDCFSCGNPIKSIDKGLSFMTNIFFDTSRKTSHVWNFVSDIEMCPICSLVYFCVPAGFTTVYGKGIYVNQNLSLNSAVAFNNRIKSEILKDHEVNRSLTYRGLINAINEQSNMGIKYELADMQVVKYNDNQYRFNILSNKMLNIISNSKDDLNNIINCGFKEVNAYFNIYELVIDRIFNNQNLFTLIHKLLIYKLTIPKDCRFSMRQLIRILNINLRIMEGMGDMEKSDKDMIKQANASGYYLRQEYRGKGAKDKLNGISYRFLNALKTGNKNMFMDTLLNCYLYVQKTVPNIFLDALKDDEQYKTIGYAFVTGLVEGKENNKQDGGNK; from the coding sequence ATGGAAGATAAGATCAGATTAAGGATGGGAGATTGGTTATATAATGCAGGATTAGTAGGATTGATTAATATTTTACAGCATGCAGAAGCAGGAGATAGTTTAGTAATTCATGATCAATCTCTTGAAATAGATAGCACTTTGCTGGAAGGTTTTGAGGACAAATATTTTGATTATTTTGTTGATAAATATGAAAAAGTAATGACATTTACAAATGTAAAAAAAAGAATACAATTGATTCTTAATCTAGATATTGACGAAAAGACCTTAAATAAAGACTATAAGGAAGATATTAAATATATTAAAGATAAACTTAAAAACTCTGCTTATAAAAATATCCTTAATATAGTTCCCAAAAATGAACTTAAAAAGCCTACACAAGGATTTTTTCAAAATCTTTTAATATTACTAGATAATGAGAAAAAAGAAATATTAAAAAAAGAATGCATTGGATATTATGATCAAAAGGCAAAGACAAGTAAAAGTCCCAATGCTATTATCGATAAATATATTAATACAAATATGTTAAATATACAAAAATCCTGTGATGAAATATTAAATTACATAAATGAAGACACATCTAAATATAAATTTGATTGTTTCTCGTGTGGAAATCCTATAAAGAGTATTGACAAGGGTTTAAGCTTTATGACAAATATTTTCTTCGATACCTCAAGAAAAACTTCTCATGTATGGAATTTTGTTAGTGATATAGAAATGTGTCCTATTTGTTCCCTTGTATATTTTTGTGTTCCAGCAGGATTTACAACGGTATATGGTAAAGGAATATATGTAAATCAAAACCTAAGCCTAAACAGTGCAGTTGCTTTTAATAATAGAATAAAATCAGAAATTCTTAAAGATCATGAAGTGAATAGAAGTCTAACCTATAGAGGGCTAATCAATGCTATTAACGAACAATCAAATATGGGGATAAAATATGAGTTAGCAGATATGCAAGTAGTTAAGTATAATGACAATCAATATAGATTTAATATATTGTCAAATAAGATGCTAAACATTATTAGTAACTCCAAGGATGATTTAAATAATATAATTAATTGTGGATTTAAAGAAGTGAATGCATACTTTAACATTTATGAACTAGTTATAGATAGAATATTCAATAATCAAAATTTATTTACCTTAATACATAAGCTTTTAATTTACAAACTAACCATACCAAAAGACTGTAGATTTAGTATGCGACAATTAATAAGGATATTAAATATTAATTTAAGAATTATGGAGGGGATGGGGGATATGGAAAAGTCAGATAAAGATATGATAAAGCAAGCCAATGCTTCAGGATATTATTTAAGACAAGAGTATAGAGGGAAGGGAGCAAAGGACAAGCTAAATGGCATTTCTTATCGATTTTTAAATGCTTTAAAAACTGGTAATAAAAATATGTTTATGGATACTTTATTAAATTGTTATTTGTATGTTCAGAAAACGGTACCAAATATATTTTTAGATGCTCTTAAAGATGATGAGCAATATAAGACAATAGGATATGCTTTTGTTACAGGGCTCGTAGAAGGAAAAGAAAATAACAAACAGGATGGGGGAAATAAATAA